The Shinella zoogloeoides genome includes a region encoding these proteins:
- a CDS encoding SDR family oxidoreductase, protein MKRLLKKSILITGGAKGAGAASAKLFAEEGARVMIADRDAEAARHLVETLCARGLDVAFVHADVSRPEEAEIAYWAAKDAFGQVDVLFNHAGIIIVKPFLECTLEEWDELMDNNAKSAFLMTRLVLPEMLERGKGVLVFTSTTGVRAATHLEALYCASKSAMHQLARALAVEYRDQGIRSNLICPSFVRTQHGEHEIEQLRGYGIFASENDVNAMQGRICEPEEVAEVALFLASDASSFVNGAEIFVDNTFTAV, encoded by the coding sequence ATGAAACGTCTCCTGAAGAAGTCGATCCTGATCACCGGCGGCGCGAAGGGTGCCGGGGCGGCGAGCGCGAAGCTGTTTGCCGAAGAAGGTGCGCGCGTGATGATCGCGGACCGGGATGCGGAAGCCGCCCGGCATCTGGTCGAGACGCTTTGCGCCCGCGGTCTCGACGTCGCCTTCGTCCATGCCGACGTGTCGCGCCCGGAGGAAGCGGAGATCGCCTATTGGGCGGCGAAGGACGCCTTCGGCCAGGTCGACGTCCTGTTCAACCATGCCGGCATCATCATCGTGAAACCGTTCCTCGAATGCACGCTGGAGGAATGGGACGAGCTGATGGACAACAATGCCAAGTCGGCCTTCCTGATGACGAGGCTCGTGCTTCCCGAAATGCTGGAGCGGGGCAAGGGCGTGCTGGTCTTCACCTCGACCACCGGCGTGCGCGCGGCGACCCATCTCGAGGCGCTCTATTGCGCCTCGAAATCCGCCATGCATCAACTTGCGCGGGCATTGGCCGTCGAGTATCGAGATCAGGGGATCCGGTCCAACCTGATCTGCCCGAGTTTCGTTCGCACCCAGCATGGTGAACATGAGATCGAACAGTTGCGCGGCTACGGGATTTTCGCGTCGGAAAACGACGTCAACGCCATGCAGGGCCGCATCTGCGAGCCCGAGGAGGTCGCGGAAGTCGCCCTGTTTCTCGCCTCGGATGCCTCGAGCTTCGTCAACGGCGCGGAAATCTTCGTCGACAATACATTCACAGCGGTGTGA